The genomic DNA AACATACTGCATCTCTTCTCCGTAAATGCGATAATCTATTTCATGTGCATTCATATTTTTTATTTTAATCATTTTTTACAAAATATAAGAAGTCAACCCCTACAATTTGTTACATGTTTTTGTGCTAAAAATCATTCTTTTAACTTAATACTCCACTCGAACTCAAATTTAGAAACAGAAATTCCTTCATTATTAACCCCAACTGATTTCATTACTACAACTTGTCCTTCTCTTGTTTCAATAGACTTATGTATCGCTTTTCTAATCAATTCACCATCTTTACAAACAAAAGTAATTTTTCCAGTAGCTTTTTTAGTAAAGGTCGCATTCATATTAGTAACTAACATAGATATTTTTTTTCCCGAATTATCTATCTCTTTCATTACCAAAGCTCCTGTAGCCAATTCAGCTGCCATTCCTTGAATTGCCCAAAATAGCGATTTAAAAGGGTTTTGGTTTACCCATCTATGTTTAACAGTTACACTACATTCACAATCATTAATATGCTTAACTCTGACCCCTGTAAAATATGCAGCAGGCAATTTTAGCATCGTAAAAGCATTAATTTTTCTAGGTGTTAATTTCATTCATTCTTTTTAAATGTTCCAAAAACAAAGTTATTTTCAGAAAAAGTGTTAAATTTTAATTTGCTTCACAATGTATGAAAAATATCTAACCTCGTTGTATATACTATAAAAACAATATTTTTTTTATAAAAACAGTACTATGTATTGCATAATACCTTTTAAAAACTATATATTTGCATAAAAAAGTATTATACAATAATCTTAAGTCATGAAAAATAATAGCGATCATATCAATACTTCTGTAATAGATCTAGCAGGGCTCTCAAGATACTTACTTTCTATAAGAAGTATCATTA from Tenacibaculum maritimum NCIMB 2154 includes the following:
- a CDS encoding DUF4442 domain-containing protein — its product is MKLTPRKINAFTMLKLPAAYFTGVRVKHINDCECSVTVKHRWVNQNPFKSLFWAIQGMAAELATGALVMKEIDNSGKKISMLVTNMNATFTKKATGKITFVCKDGELIRKAIHKSIETREGQVVVMKSVGVNNEGISVSKFEFEWSIKLKE